A window from Opitutia bacterium ISCC 52 encodes these proteins:
- a CDS encoding aldo/keto reductase — MEYRRLGESDIKVSEMSLGCWTMGGLSFIEGKANGWANVDEDEIFEAVKRAVDAGVNHFDNADVYGNGRAEQMLARILKRIGLNNEDFVIATKMGHFLGDATHAYEPNHIRRQCEQSLKNLNRDYIDLFYLHHGNFGKNNEYLDGAADTMNVLVDEGKIRLKGQSAYTAAHFKNSVPVIQPTVLQSWAHAMDTQFIEPNGPVGRLMVESKLSYIAFSPLNKGILLDKFDPENLPDFEEGDHRGISPIFSKEALRDAKPRLAEIKKRFGDSIPELASFALRFVLSFPRVACVIPGFRNATQVESNLAVMERRLSPGDIAFIKSVMLAPAN, encoded by the coding sequence ATGGAATACCGACGGCTGGGGGAAAGTGATATCAAGGTTTCGGAAATGAGCCTGGGTTGCTGGACCATGGGAGGGCTCAGCTTTATTGAGGGAAAAGCCAATGGCTGGGCCAATGTAGACGAGGATGAAATCTTTGAAGCGGTCAAAAGGGCGGTCGATGCAGGCGTAAATCATTTCGACAATGCAGATGTCTACGGAAATGGCCGAGCTGAACAGATGTTGGCCCGAATCCTAAAACGTATCGGCCTGAACAATGAAGATTTTGTAATCGCGACCAAAATGGGACACTTTCTTGGAGATGCGACCCATGCCTATGAACCGAACCATATTCGTCGCCAATGTGAGCAGTCCCTGAAGAATCTGAATCGTGACTACATTGATCTCTTCTATCTGCATCACGGAAATTTCGGTAAAAACAATGAATACCTAGACGGTGCAGCAGACACCATGAATGTCTTGGTAGATGAAGGAAAAATTCGACTGAAAGGCCAGTCAGCCTACACGGCTGCTCACTTCAAGAATTCAGTTCCTGTTATTCAGCCCACAGTGTTACAGAGTTGGGCTCACGCCATGGATACCCAATTTATTGAGCCCAACGGTCCAGTTGGGAGATTGATGGTAGAGAGTAAGCTCTCCTACATAGCGTTTAGTCCGCTCAATAAGGGAATTCTGTTGGATAAATTTGATCCTGAGAATCTTCCCGATTTTGAAGAAGGCGACCATCGTGGAATATCACCGATATTTTCCAAAGAAGCATTACGTGACGCGAAGCCCAGATTAGCAGAAATTAAGAAACGCTTTGGTGACTCCATTCCAGAACTGGCATCTTTCGCATTACGGTTCGTGCTTAGTTTTCCGAGGGTTGCTTGTGTGATTCCAGGTTTTCGAAACGCCACCCAAGTGGAAAGTAACCTGGCCGTCATGGAGAGGCGGCTATCTCCTGGAGACATAGCGTTTATAAAGAGCGTGATGCTGGCTCCAGCTAATTGA
- a CDS encoding DASS family sodium-coupled anion symporter, translated as MSRHRFGLFFGLFLFGLICLVPTPEGLTPQGKYVAAVTLLMASWWITEAIPIYATAFVPLILFPLLGVLNAKQTAANFGEPMVLMFFCALIVAKAIESNHLHKRIALLIISWIGTSRRKIIFSTMLATAFLSMWLSNVAVALMMLPIGVALLKLSATENERGFSLALMLGIAYSASIGGVGTLVGTPPNIVFAGVLKNMFPDAPEISFAKWMLFGVPLVIVFLPVCWFYLTRFFNIEGELPGSEEAIKEELRSLGSMTTAEKRTAFVALLTVAGWVFRKDFEFGSVMIPGWATLTGLNDWVHDGTVAALGMLLVFMIPSGEPKKAGESVAPRLMDWKIAQTIPWGIVMIIGGGYCIASGFKVTGFTEWVGGQLSFIHVLPVIIIVLLVVLSLSFLTEVNSNTATSNIFVPVLGAMAIVGSLNPLLLMIPGTVACSCAFILPAATGPNSVIFASGRVDVPTMARCGFFLNLIGVAIVTLVMYLIAIPVFGIAMEVPLWAK; from the coding sequence ATGTCTCGTCACCGTTTTGGATTATTCTTCGGCTTATTTCTTTTTGGACTTATCTGTCTTGTCCCCACCCCAGAAGGTTTAACGCCGCAAGGTAAATACGTAGCAGCTGTTACATTATTGATGGCCTCTTGGTGGATCACTGAAGCCATACCTATTTATGCGACTGCATTTGTCCCATTAATCTTGTTTCCCCTTTTAGGTGTACTAAATGCCAAGCAAACAGCAGCCAATTTTGGCGAGCCAATGGTGTTGATGTTCTTTTGTGCCTTAATTGTAGCAAAAGCGATTGAAAGTAATCACCTCCATAAGCGGATTGCTCTACTCATTATTAGTTGGATTGGTACGAGTAGGCGCAAAATTATTTTTAGCACTATGCTAGCCACGGCATTTCTCTCCATGTGGTTATCGAATGTGGCAGTGGCCTTGATGATGTTGCCTATCGGTGTAGCTCTCCTGAAGCTAAGCGCTACTGAAAACGAGCGTGGATTCTCTTTGGCATTGATGCTGGGGATAGCCTATTCTGCCAGTATTGGTGGAGTAGGTACCTTAGTGGGAACACCTCCTAATATTGTTTTTGCCGGAGTGCTGAAAAACATGTTCCCCGACGCACCTGAAATCAGTTTTGCCAAGTGGATGCTGTTTGGAGTGCCTCTCGTGATAGTTTTCTTGCCGGTCTGTTGGTTCTACCTGACTCGTTTCTTCAACATTGAAGGTGAGTTGCCCGGTAGTGAGGAGGCGATCAAGGAAGAATTGCGTTCTTTGGGATCCATGACAACTGCTGAGAAGCGGACGGCCTTCGTGGCTTTACTTACGGTTGCCGGTTGGGTGTTTAGAAAAGACTTTGAATTTGGATCCGTTATGATCCCGGGCTGGGCTACATTAACGGGCCTAAATGATTGGGTCCATGATGGTACGGTTGCGGCTTTAGGCATGCTACTGGTTTTTATGATTCCATCAGGAGAGCCCAAAAAAGCAGGTGAATCAGTCGCACCGCGCCTAATGGATTGGAAGATTGCCCAGACTATTCCTTGGGGAATCGTTATGATCATCGGAGGGGGTTACTGTATTGCATCTGGATTTAAAGTCACTGGATTTACCGAGTGGGTAGGAGGGCAATTGAGTTTTATTCATGTGCTTCCAGTGATAATTATCGTTCTGCTAGTTGTGCTTTCATTGAGTTTTCTGACTGAGGTGAATTCAAATACCGCAACTTCAAATATCTTCGTGCCGGTGTTGGGCGCTATGGCCATTGTCGGTAGCCTGAATCCATTACTCTTGATGATTCCTGGCACTGTTGCTTGTTCCTGCGCGTTTATCCTGCCAGCCGCCACAGGTCCGAATAGTGTGATATTTGCGAGTGGTCGCGTCGATGTTCCCACGATGGCTCGTTGTGGTTTTTTCCTGAATTTAATCGGGGTCGCGATTGTTACATTAGTGATGTACTTAATAGCTATTCCTGTGTTCGGTATCGCGATGGAAGTGCCTCTATGGGCGAAATAG
- a CDS encoding ATP-binding cassette domain-containing protein: MPILSLRNITLAFGGPPILDQVQMTIELGERICLVGRNGEGKSTLLKLILRELEPDGGEFERFPGLKIARLDQDPRIEIDGTVIDVVAKGAGPTAALIAEYHHITAELGGDQDTEIMDRMHEIEQELQKTGGWELDQKLEQILSKLSLDGDAEFNALSGGMKRRALLAQALVADPDLLLLDEPTNHMDIDSIRWLEGFMMKYEKAILFITHDRMFLRKLATRIIELDRGQLTSWDCSYDLFLERKAALLEAEEKQNKVFDKKLSKEEVWIRKGIQARRTRNEGRVRALKSLRVERSERRERSGTARLAMQDASSSGRKVIVAEDISMDFDGRTYIKSFSTTIWRGEKIGIIGANGSGKTTLLKILLKQLEPTRGTVEHGSKLKVAYFDQHRSQLDPKKTLAENIWDKGDSITFNDQPLHLMSYLQRFLFDPNRADSSINELSGGERNRLLLAKLFAQPANVYVLDEPTNDLDIETMELLEELLLDFSGTILLVSHDREFLNNITTSVLSLEKAEVKEYNGGYDDYLRNEVSNTPKPKANKAQKTKSKERPQKTRYISISERKELENLPSVIEQLEEEHSKLVEEMAQADYFQMTGLTAEQAAESLSTLEQKQEAAFARWEELEALPKKQNPSA, from the coding sequence ATGCCCATACTTAGTCTGCGCAATATAACCTTGGCTTTTGGTGGTCCTCCCATCCTGGACCAAGTCCAAATGACCATCGAACTCGGTGAGCGCATTTGCTTGGTCGGTCGTAACGGTGAAGGCAAATCGACCTTACTCAAATTGATCCTCAGGGAGTTGGAGCCCGATGGCGGTGAGTTCGAACGTTTTCCTGGATTGAAAATCGCCAGACTCGATCAAGATCCTCGTATTGAAATTGATGGCACAGTCATTGATGTAGTTGCCAAAGGTGCCGGACCTACCGCAGCCCTGATTGCTGAGTATCACCATATCACAGCCGAGCTTGGTGGTGATCAGGATACAGAAATCATGGATCGCATGCACGAAATCGAGCAGGAGCTTCAAAAAACCGGCGGCTGGGAACTCGATCAAAAGTTAGAGCAAATATTGAGTAAACTCTCTCTCGATGGTGATGCGGAATTTAATGCCCTTTCCGGCGGAATGAAACGCAGGGCACTTCTCGCTCAAGCATTGGTTGCTGACCCCGACCTATTACTGCTTGATGAACCAACCAATCATATGGACATCGATTCTATACGTTGGCTCGAGGGATTTATGATGAAGTATGAAAAAGCAATTCTCTTTATCACTCACGACCGGATGTTTCTCCGGAAATTAGCCACTCGAATAATCGAATTGGATCGAGGTCAATTAACCAGCTGGGATTGCAGCTATGATCTGTTTCTTGAAAGGAAGGCCGCCCTACTTGAAGCTGAGGAAAAGCAAAACAAAGTCTTCGATAAAAAACTCTCAAAAGAAGAAGTTTGGATTCGTAAAGGCATTCAGGCTCGGCGAACGCGAAACGAAGGCCGAGTACGTGCCTTGAAGTCCCTTCGTGTTGAACGGTCCGAACGTCGCGAACGTTCAGGCACCGCCCGTCTGGCAATGCAAGATGCTTCCTCGTCAGGAAGGAAAGTCATTGTAGCTGAGGACATCTCCATGGACTTTGATGGCCGTACTTACATTAAATCGTTTAGCACTACCATTTGGCGGGGAGAAAAAATCGGAATCATAGGCGCCAATGGCTCCGGGAAGACGACCTTACTTAAGATACTGCTTAAGCAACTCGAACCCACAAGAGGGACAGTCGAGCATGGCAGTAAACTCAAGGTAGCCTACTTCGATCAGCATCGAAGCCAACTTGACCCGAAGAAGACATTGGCAGAAAATATCTGGGATAAGGGAGACAGCATAACTTTCAATGACCAGCCATTGCACCTGATGTCCTACCTTCAACGATTTCTATTCGACCCCAATCGAGCTGATTCTTCGATCAATGAATTATCAGGCGGAGAACGAAATCGTTTATTACTCGCAAAACTTTTTGCCCAACCGGCCAATGTTTATGTTCTCGATGAACCTACCAATGACCTAGACATCGAGACCATGGAATTACTGGAAGAATTGTTGCTGGATTTTTCCGGAACCATCCTGCTTGTTTCTCACGACCGTGAGTTTCTTAATAATATTACCACGAGTGTACTCTCACTAGAAAAAGCGGAGGTTAAGGAGTATAATGGTGGCTATGATGATTATCTTCGTAATGAAGTATCGAATACACCCAAGCCCAAGGCTAACAAAGCTCAAAAAACAAAGAGCAAAGAACGGCCACAGAAAACTCGCTATATATCCATCAGCGAACGTAAGGAATTAGAAAATCTCCCAAGTGTTATAGAACAGCTAGAAGAAGAGCATTCAAAGCTCGTTGAAGAAATGGCCCAAGCAGATTACTTTCAGATGACTGGCTTAACTGCAGAGCAAGCTGCGGAATCATTATCCACGCTAGAACAGAAGCAAGAAGCTGCGTTTGCCCGCTGGGAGGAGTTGGAAGCCTTACCTAAAAAACAGAACCCTTCCGCATAG